In a genomic window of Anoplopoma fimbria isolate UVic2021 breed Golden Eagle Sablefish chromosome 6, Afim_UVic_2022, whole genome shotgun sequence:
- the memo1 gene encoding protein MEMO1 translates to MSNRAVCREASHAGSWYSASGSQLNAQLEGWLSKAESTIRPARAIIAPHAGYTYCGACAAYAYKQVDPSVTRRVFILGPSHHVPLSRCALSPAEIYRTPLYDLRIDHKVYADLWKTGLFERMSLQTDEDEHSIEMHLPYTAKAMESHKDEFSIVPVLVGALSESKEQEYGKLLSKYLADPSNLFIISSDFCHWGQRFRYTYYDESQGEIHRSIEHLDKMGMGIIEQLDPMSFTNYLKKYRNTICGRHPIGVLLNAVAELRKSGLEMNFSFLNYAQSSECRNWQDSSVSYAAGALIAH, encoded by the exons ATGTCGAACCGAGCGGTCTGCAGAGAAGCGAGTCACGCCGGGAGCTGGTACTCTGCTTCGG GATCCCAGCTGAACGCACAGCTAGAAGGCTGGCTGTCCAAAGCAGAGTCCACAATCAGACCTGCAAGAGCCATCATAGCGCC GCATGCAGGGTATACCTACTGTGGTGCTTGTGCAGCATATGCCTACAAGCAGGTTGATCCCTCTGTTAC TCGTAGGGTGTTCATCCTGGGACCTTCACACCATGTGCCCCTCTCCCGCTGTGCCCTGTCACCTGCGGAGATCTATAGAACACCTCTCTATGACCTGAGAATCGACCACAAGG TTTATGCCGACCTCTGGAAAACTGGGTTGTTTGAGCGGATGAGTCTGCAAACAGATGAAGATGAGCACAGTATTGAAATGCACTTGCCTTACACTGCTAAAGCCATGGAGAG CCACAAAGACGAGTTTAGCATCGTCCCTGTGCTCGTGGGTGCCCTGAGTGAGTCCAAGGAACAGGAATATGGGAAGCTGCTCAGCAAGTACCTGGCAGACCCTTCCAACCTTTTCATTATCTCCTCCGACTTCTGCCACTGGG GTCAACGGTTCCGCTACACATACTACGATGAATCTCAAGGGGAGATCCACAGGTCTATTGAGCATCTTGATAAAATG GGGATGGGCATTATAGAACAGCTGGATCCCATGTCTTTCACCAACTACTTGAAGAAGTACCGCAACACCATCTGTGGGCGTCACCCGATTGGAGTGCTTCTAAAT GCTGTGGCTGAGCTGAGGAAGTCTGGTTTAGAAATGAACTTTTCTTTCCTGAACTACGCCCAATCAAGTGAGTGCAGGAACTGGCAGGACAGCTCCGTGAGTTACGCTGCTGGGGCTCTCATCGCTCATTGA
- the srd5a2b gene encoding LOW QUALITY PROTEIN: 3-oxo-5-alpha-steroid 4-dehydrogenase 2b (The sequence of the model RefSeq protein was modified relative to this genomic sequence to represent the inferred CDS: inserted 3 bases in 2 codons; substituted 1 base at 1 genomic stop codon), with amino-acid sequence MDCYRDLVSYLSCGMILTGLGHLVHHKKMQTSYGRHMGPSPLAXGVRVAWSLQEMPALLIPLLLTLTRHKPSSTGKYLLLRTFCMHYFQRTFVYSLLTRGKPFPLGVMVPAGLFCSLNGFLQGHYLLHCAQLDNEWSGDYRFKTGLLLFYIGMAINVHSEYILRNLRKPREVVYKILTGGLFEYVSGVNYLGEIEWFGYALATXPALSFAVFSLCFIGPRAYHHHRFYQEKFKXYPKLRRALIPFIF; translated from the exons ATGGACTGCTATAGGGACTTAGTCAGCTATCTCAGCTGTGGGATGATCTTAACAGGACTCGGACACTTGGTTCATCACAAGAAGATGCAGACCTCCTATGGGCGCCACATGGGACCCTCTCCTCTGGC GGGAGTCAGAGTTGCCTGGTCCCTCCAGGAGATGCCAGCTCTCCTGATCCCCCTGCTTTTAACGCTCACCAGGCACAAACCCTCCAGTACCGGAAAGTACCTGCTGCTTAGGACATTTTGCATGCACTACTTTCAAAg GACATTTGTCTATTCACTACTGACCAGAGGAAAACCTTTCCCACTGGGTGTGATGGTGCCAGCAGGCTTATTCTGCTCTCTGAATGGTTTCCTGCAGGGACACTATCTGCTGCACTGTGCCCAGCTTGATAATGAATGGTCAGGTGACTATCGTTTTAAAACTG GTTTACTGCTGTTTTACATTGGAATGGCCATCAATGTGCACAGTGAATATATTCTACGCAACCTGAGGAAACCAAGGGAAGTAGTTTACAAGATTCTTACAG GAGGTCTGTTTGAATATGTGTCTGGTGTCAACTACTTAGGAGAGATAGAGTGGTTTGGCTATGCGTTAGCCA TTCCAGCACTCTCATTTGCTGTATTTAGCCTGTGTTTTATTGGACCAAGAGCCTATCACCATCACAG GTTTTACCAAGAGAAATTCAAATAATATCCCAAGTTAAGAAGGGCTTTGATTCCATTCATCTTCTGA